One region of Trichosurus vulpecula isolate mTriVul1 chromosome 1, mTriVul1.pri, whole genome shotgun sequence genomic DNA includes:
- the LOC118837977 gene encoding 26S proteasome regulatory subunit 10B-like: MSATVSETTPLKSPSAATRYSSFQFLLISSDSLGEAKALQDYRKKLLEHKEIDGSLKELREQLKELTKQYEKSENDLKALQSVGQIVGEVLKQLTEEKFIVKATNGPRYVVGCWRQLDKSKLKPGTRVALDMTILTIMRYLPREVDPLVYNMSHEDPGNVSYSEIGGLSEQIRELREVIELPLTNPELFQRVGIIPPKGCLLYGPPGTGKTLLARAVASQLDCNFLKVVSSSIVDKYIGESARLIREMFNYARDHQPCIIFMDEIDAIGGRRFSEGTSADREIQRTLMELLNQMDGFDTLHRVKMIMATNRPDTLDPALLCPGRLDRKIHIDLPNEQARLDILKIHAGPITKHGEIDYEAIVKLSDGFNGADVRNVCTEAGMFAIRADHDFVVQEDFMKTVRKVADSKKLESKLDYKPV, translated from the coding sequence AGGCGAAGGCTCTTCAGGACTACCGTAAGAAGCTGCTTGAGCACAAGGAGATCGATGGGAGCCTCAAAGAGTTAAGAGAACAGTTGAAAGAGCTTACCAAGCAATATGAAAAGTCTGAAAATGATCTGAAGGCCTTACAAAGTGTTGGGCAGATTGTGGGTGAAGTGCTTAAACAACTAACAGAAGAAaaattcattgttaaagcaacaAATGGACCAAGATATGTTGTGGGTTGTTGGCGTCAGCTTGACAAGAGTAAGCTGAAGCCAGGGACAAGAGTTGCTCTGGATATGACTATACTAACTATCATGAGATACTTGCCAAGAGAAGTTGATCCACTGGTTTACAACATGTCTCATGAAGACCCTGGGAACGTTTCTTATTCTGAGATTGGAGGGCTATCTGAACAAATCAGAGAATTAAGAGAGGTAATAGAATTGCCCCTTACAAACCCTGAGTTATTCCAGCGTGTAGGAATAATACCTCCAAAAGGTTGTTTGCTGTATGGACCACCAGGAACAGGAAAAACACTCTTGGCAAGAGCTGTTGCTAGCCAGCTGGACTGCAATTTTTTAAAGGTTGTATCCAGTTCTATTGTAGACAAGTACATTGGGGAAAGTGCTCGTTTGATCAGAGAAATGTTCAATTATGCCAGGGATCACCAACCATGCATCATTTTCATGGATGAAATAGATGCTATTGGTGGCCGTCGTTTTTCTGAGGGTACTTCAGCTGATAGAGAAATTCAGAGAACTCTAATGGAGTTACTGAATCAGATGGATGGATTTGATACTTTACACAGAGTAAAAATGATCATGGCTACAAACAGACCAGACACATTGGATCCTGCTTTGTTGTGTCCAGGAAGATTAGATAGAAAAATACATATTGATTTACCAAATGAACAAGCAAGATTAGACATATTGAAGATTCATGCAGGTCCTATCACAAAACATGGTGAAATAGATTACGAAGCAATTGTGAAGCTCTCAGATGGCTTTAATGGAgcagatgtgagaaatgtttgCACTGAAGCAGGTATGTTTGCAATTCGTGCTGATCATGATTTTGTAGTACAGGAAGATTTCATGAAAACAGTCAGAAAAGTGGCTGATTCTAAGAAGTTGGAATCTAAACTAGACTATAAACCTGTCTAA